The following proteins come from a genomic window of Lolium rigidum isolate FL_2022 chromosome 5, APGP_CSIRO_Lrig_0.1, whole genome shotgun sequence:
- the LOC124657098 gene encoding serine carboxypeptidase 1-like → MRNTVAFFISLLLCASLTADASQEDQLKRFIESKARKRQIARVTSANRPEGTDSWVDPGSFSHLPTKCPIPPAGTKAADKITALPGQPPRVNFDQYSGYVKVSEKHFRELFYYFVEAPYEPDSKPLILWLNGGPGCSSLGYGAMTELGPFRVNPDGKTLSRNKHAWNNLANVIFLESPAGVGFSYASNDKNNNDNVGDRRTAEDTFVFLLNWLERFPEYKGRDFYIAGESYGGHYVPQLATVIKFMNELHGTTFMNLRGIFRGHGFRMLNCCHEVLRQGSRPTCHQTMAPLVHPRQRENIMSNSPLCFFLLICVAAWHADASHQAQLREFFLSRRSSSNSVYEPRVGTAATNSLRAESFSVTDQTSLKDADKIAALPGQPNGVSFSQYSGYVTVDKNNGRALFYYLVEAATDPGAKPLVLWLNGGPGCSSFGYGAMIELGPFRVNSDNKTLSPNEHAWNNVANVIFLDSPAGVGFSYSNTTSDYDKSGDQKTADDAFLFLLNWLERFPEYKGRPFYISGESYAGHYVPQLAATVLSHNLNNATRTSLNLQGILVGNPYLDDNMNTKGVIDFLWSHAVISDEVFANITRSCNFNLSDGKACSDAMAAYDSANADPFDIYGPVCIDRPDGTYYPSRYIPGYDPCSGYYVEAYLNDPEVQKALHARTIKWAGCTDLHWKDSAASMVPTLKFLMANGLPVWLFSGDFDSVCPFPATRYTINDLGVTVTEPWRPWTANNEVGGYVQAYTEGLVFASVRGAGHQVPYFEPEKALILVSSFLKGLLPLYEKGQ, encoded by the exons ATGAGGAACACCGTTGCTTTCTTCATCTCActcctgctgtgcgcatcactcaCGGCTGATGCCTCCCAGGAGGACCAGCTTAAGAGGTTCATCGAGTCCAAGGCCAGAAAGAGGCAAATTGCTAGGGTTACTAGCGCAAATCGGCCTGAGGGAACAGACTCATGGGTCGACCCTGGCAGCTTCAGCCACCTACCAACGAAATGCCCCATCCCACCGGCAGGCACCAAGGCGGCCGACAAGATCACGGCGCTGCCCGGCCAGCCGCCGCGCGTCAATTTCGACCAGTACTCCGGTTACGTCAAGGTGAGCGAGAAGCACTTCCGAGAGCTCTTCTACTATTTCGTCGAAGCTCCCTACGAGCCGGACTCAAAGCCACTCATCCTCTGGCTCAATGGCGGGCCCGGATGCTCATCTCTGGGTTACGGCGCCATGACGGAGCTCGGCCCGTTCCGTGTGAACCCCGACGGCAAGACCCTGAGCAGAAATAAGCATGCATGGAATAACC TGGCTAACGTAATCTTCCTAGAGTCGCCGGCTGGTGTCGGGTTCTCCTATGCGAGCAACGATAAGAACAACAACGACAACGTGGGTGACCGGAGGACGGCTGAGGACACGTTCGTCTTCCTGCTTAACTGGCTGGAGAGGTTCCCCGAGTACAAGGGGCGCGACTTCTACATAGCCGGTGAGAGCTATGGCGGACACTATGTCCCTCAGCTCGCCAccgtcatcaaattcatgaacgaGCTCCACGGCACCACTTTCATGAACCTCCGCGGTATCTTC CGGGGACATGGATTCCGCATGCTCAATTGCTGCCACGAGGTACTCCGTCAAGGATCTCGACCTACCTGTCACCAAACCATGGCGCCCCTGGTACACCCCAGACAGCGAG AGAACATCATGTCGAACAGTCCATTGTGTTTCTTTCTCCTCATCTGCGTTGCCGCGTGGCATGCAGATGCATCGCATCAGGCCCAACTCAGAGAGTTCTTCCTGTCCagaaggagcagcagcaacagcgtaTATGAGCCCAGGGTAGGAACTGCTGCTACCAATAGCCTCCGAGCAGAGTCGTTCTCTGTCACTGACCAGACCAGTCTGAAGGACGCCGACAAGATCGCAGCGCTTCCAGGGCAGCCCAACGGTGTCAGCTTCAGTCAGTACAGCGGGTACGTGACCGTCGACAAGAACAACGGCCGTGCGCTCTTCTACTACCTCGTCGAGGCAGCGACCGACCCGGGGGCGAAGCCACTAGTCCTGTGGCTTAATGGAG GACCTGGGTGTTCATCATTTGGCTATGGGGCTATGATAGAGCTTGGCCCGTTCCGCGTCAACAGCGACAACAAAACTCTAAGCCCAAACGAGCATGCCTGGAACAACG TGGCTAATGTGATCTTCCTGGACTCGCCGGCTGGCGTCGGGTTCTCCTACTCCAATACGACTTCCGACTATGACAAGAGCGGAGACCAGAAGACCGCGGACGACGCGTTTCTCTTCCTCCTCAACTGGCTCGAGAGGTTCCCTGAGTATAAAGGCCGCCCCTTCTACATCTCCGGGGAGAGCTACGCCGGACACTATGTGCCGCAGCTCGCAGCCACAGTGTTGAGTCACAACCTGAACAATGCTACCAGAACTTCCTTAAACCTACAGGGTATCCTG GTTGGCAATCCATATCTTGACGATAACATGAACACAAAAGGAGTGATTGATTTCTTGTGGAGCCATGCGGTGATATCAGACGAGGTGTTCGCTAACATCACCAGGAGCTGCAATTTTAATCTGTCGGATGGTAAGGCGTGCTCTGATGCCATGGCCGCATATGATTCCGCTAATGCTGACCCGTTCGACATTTACGGGCCAGTTTGCATCGACAGACCAGATGGAACATACTACCCCAGCCGATAT ATACCTGGGTATGATCCATGCAGCGGCTATTATGTAGAGGCTTACCTCAATGATCCTGAGGTTCAGAAGGCTTTGCATGCTAGAACAATAAAGTGGGCAGGCTGCAC GGACTTGCACTGGAAAGATTCAGCGGCGTCCATGGTGCCAACTCTCAAATTTCTTATGGCTAATGGGCTGCCTGTGTGGCTGTTCAG CGGCGATTTCGACTCCGTGTGCCCGTTTCCCGCCACGAGGTACACCATCAATGACCTTGGCGTTACCGTCACAGAGCCATGGCGGCCATGGACTGCAAACAACGAG GTTGGAGGGTATGTTCAGGCATACACGGAAGGTTTAGTTTTTGCATCCGTGAGGGGAGCTGGTCACCAGGTCCCGTACTTCGAGCCCGAGAAAGCACTGATATTGGTCAGCTCATTCCTGAAAGGACTGCTACCACTCTATGAAAAGGGGCAGTAA